A stretch of DNA from candidate division KSB1 bacterium:
ATCTAGGCCGCATTGAAGCGGCAATAAAAACGGCAAACCAGGCAGTTGAATTAGCACCACAGGAAGCGGATGGTTATAAGCTGCTCGCGGATCTTTATAGTAAAACGCGTCAGTTTAAGAAGGCACTGGAGAAATTTGAAAAACTAAAGACACTTAATCCCCAGGATATTGAGATTCGTTATAAACTCGCCAACCTGTACGTGTTGCTCAACCAGGGAGAAAAAAGTATAGCAGAGTTTCAGGAAATTTACCGGCTTGAGGGGTATAAACCGGAGGTGTTGTTTAGAATAGGCGAGCTATATATCCAATCAAAAAAATATGAGAAAGCCATTGAGACTTTCCAGGACGTGGTAAAGCAGGAACCAGGCAATGAAAATGCATATGTTTTTCTAGGAATGACTAAATTGATGCAAAAAGATACTGCAGGGGCTGTTCTCATTTACCAGCAAGCACTAAAACAAGATGAAAAATTTGTCAGGATCCGCGATAGTCTGGCTGAAATTTATTCTGCTCAAGAAAAGTGGGACAAAGCAATTATCTTGTATCAAGAATCCGGTAATCAGGATTCCAGTGATGTGATTGCCCGATTACGGATTGCGGAAATTTATCTTACCAAAGGAGATACCCTAAAGTCAGATATGGCATATCGGGATTTGGCAACAGATTTTCCCAAAGATTGGCGATCGTATTATTATCTAGGCAGGCTTCAGTTTGATGCGGGGCAATCCGATTCTGCTGTTGTAAATCTTAAAAAAGTCATTGAGCTTAATCCTAAATTACCTGACGCCTGGAATTTCCTTGGATTTGTGTATATTCAAACCAAACAGAACGATTCAGCCAAAGTGCATTTTGAAAAGGCCCTGAAACTATTTCCAAATGATGACCGGCTTAATTATTTTTACGGCTATTTGTTAAGTCAAATGGATAAAAAAGGGGATGCCGTTAAGTATCTTTCACGCTCTCATCAATTAAATCCGAATAATCCGGCTTCTACCCTGGAGCTGGCCAATTTATATATTCAATTAAAGAGTTATAACAATGCCATTAAATTATGTGAAACCTTATTACGAAGAGATCCGGAAAACTTAAGCGGCTTACTCACCCTGGCATCTATTTTTGATTTGCAGAAACGATTTACTAAATCCGAACCTTTATATGATAAGGTTATGAAGCTGAAGCCTGGCGATCCCGTTATGTTAAATAATTTTGCCTATAGTCTGTCAATACGGGGAATACGTTTGGATGAAGCGCTTCAAATGGCAAAAACTGCTGTGGAGAAAGATTCCACCAGAGGCGCCTATTGGGACACATTGGGCTGGATTTATTATAAATTGGGAGACAATCAACTTGCTTTGCAGTATGTTAAAAAGGCAATCGAATTAAGGGAGCCTTCTGCTGAGGTGCTCGATCATATGGGCGATATTTATATGAAATTAGGGGATTTCAAGACGGCCGAAACCTATTGGCAACAAGCGATCGAAAAGGAGCCGGGTAATAGGGAAATCTTTCGGAAATTGGAAAAAGGAGAATTATGAGTGTTC
This window harbors:
- a CDS encoding tetratricopeptide repeat protein → MKQLYVLLLALFSVGCATTKVDKPQETAKTEDVDQKKDEKEKHHIAVSRYMDGILESDNGEWEKALLAFQEALLFDPDTPSILRSISEAYSNLGRIEAAIKTANQAVELAPQEADGYKLLADLYSKTRQFKKALEKFEKLKTLNPQDIEIRYKLANLYVLLNQGEKSIAEFQEIYRLEGYKPEVLFRIGELYIQSKKYEKAIETFQDVVKQEPGNENAYVFLGMTKLMQKDTAGAVLIYQQALKQDEKFVRIRDSLAEIYSAQEKWDKAIILYQESGNQDSSDVIARLRIAEIYLTKGDTLKSDMAYRDLATDFPKDWRSYYYLGRLQFDAGQSDSAVVNLKKVIELNPKLPDAWNFLGFVYIQTKQNDSAKVHFEKALKLFPNDDRLNYFYGYLLSQMDKKGDAVKYLSRSHQLNPNNPASTLELANLYIQLKSYNNAIKLCETLLRRDPENLSGLLTLASIFDLQKRFTKSEPLYDKVMKLKPGDPVMLNNFAYSLSIRGIRLDEALQMAKTAVEKDSTRGAYWDTLGWIYYKLGDNQLALQYVKKAIELREPSAEVLDHMGDIYMKLGDFKTAETYWQQAIEKEPGNREIFRKLEKGEL